One Amphiprion ocellaris isolate individual 3 ecotype Okinawa chromosome 5, ASM2253959v1, whole genome shotgun sequence genomic region harbors:
- the tma7 gene encoding translation machinery-associated protein 7, with translation MSGREGGKKKPLKAPKKQSKDVDDDDMAFKQKQKEEQKALEAMKAKASGKGPLGGSGIKKSGKK, from the exons ATGTCTGGAAGAGAAG GAGGCAAAAAGAAACCACTGAAGGCGCCCAAGAAACAAAGTAAGGACGTGGATGAT gatgATATGGCCTTCAAGCAGAAGCAAAAGGAAGAACAGAAGGCCCTGGAGGCGATGAAGGCCAAAGCATCAGGGAAAGGACCTCTAG GTGGCAGTGGCATCAAGAAATCGGGCAAGAAGTAA
- the dnase1l4.1 gene encoding deoxyribonuclease 1 like 4, tandem duplicate 1 produces the protein MKIASFNIQRFGRNKVSDPDVLNILIKIVSRYDILVILEVVDASGTSVKTLMDALNNSNSKHHYTLKISSRLGRTRYKEQFMFLYRDDLVDLVGSYQFDDQVTEGGDIFARDPYILRFRCLSTVLKDLVMIPVHTKPEDSDKELDELYDVFQHIKKKWRTDNVMILGDFNADGSYVTKRDMKSIRIRNDKNFHWLIGDDVDTTASTGNNHTYDRIVIYGDDMLQAIVPSSAKPFNFQEAYGLSEEQALKVSDHYPVEVELKSIAPTTDEQIDLKKSEPQQLQGLVVMDGDLLELKRGNLLLEREKLSLEIQILQLTMAKMNRNDAV, from the exons ATGAAAATTGCATCTTTCAACATCCAGAGGTTTGGACGAAACAAAGTGTCAGACCCAGATGTTCTCAATATCTTAATTAAG ATAGTGTCTCGATATGACATCCTTGTGATCCTGGAGGTTGTGGATGCCAgtggaacatctgtaaaaaccTTAATGGATGCACTCAACAA TTCCAACAGTAAACATCACTACACTCTGAAAATCAGCAGTCGTTTGGGTCGAACTCGTTACAAGGAGCAGTTCATGTTCCTGTACAG gGACGATCTGGTAGATTTGGTTGGCTCCTATCAGTTTGATGATCAGGTGACTGAGGGAGGAGACATTTTCGCCAGAGATCCCTACATCCTGAGATTCAGATGCCTCAGTACAG TGCTGAAGGACCTGGTGATGATCCCAGTTCACACCAAACCAGAGGACTCAGACAAGGAGCTGGACGAACTCTACGATGTCTTCCAGCACATCAAGAAGAAGTGGAGGACTGAT aatgtCATGATCCTGGGAGACTTTAATGCAGACGGTTCCTACGTTACCAAGAGAGACATGAAGAGCATCCGGATCCGTAATGACAAGAATTTCCATTGGCTGATTGGAGATGATGTCGACACCACAGCCAGCACTGGAAACAACCACACATACGACAG GATAGTGATCTACGGTGACGACATGCTACAGGCTATCGTACCAAGCTCTGCCAAACCCTTCAACTTCCAGGAGGCTTATGGACTCAGTGAGGAGCAG GCCCTGAAAGTGAGTGATCATTATCCTGTGGAGGTGGAGCTGAAGTCCATAGCTCCGACAACAGACGAACAGATTG ATCTGAAGAAGTCGGAGCCGCAGCAGCTTCAGGGACTCGTGGTCATGGACGGAGATCTACTGGAGCTGAAGAGGGGAAATCTGCTGCTGGAGAGGGAGAAGCTCAGCCTGGAGATCCAGATCCTGCAGTTGACGATGGCCAAGATGAACCGCAATGATGCAGTTTAA